The stretch of DNA aaaataaGGTCCTGTATACATCATAATTTATACTTATAGCACTTGATTTTGTATTGTGGTCGGTGATCCTAAACAAAATGTATGCCTACAGTACATCTGTGCATgattttactttaagaataaaatgaaacaagaatggAACAATTAATGACTTCTCTGTGAGTGTGAACTGTGATTTAAAATATTGCatgctctcttttctctccctctctacaacTTTACTACTGTGTGTACAGTCATACATGATGTttgttttcccacacacatgaGCAAGCGAGTCTGGCATTGTCACTGTTTCTTGCTGCGTTTCACGGCTGGTGTTTGCAGCTGCTCCTGGTTCACATCCACTGCTTGTAGAGACTCAGCTTCTCTGTCCAGCCAGTTTCCAACTAGCTCTGGAAGAACTGCGAGTCTGAACACTTTCAAAGCTTTCtccacactggcacacacattgCCCAAAAATCACAGTCAGGCAATACTCGGACAATAACTTTATCCACAGTAGTCCACACCATGAAATCGCAGTAGGAATCTGGCACTGTACTTGACTAAAGTATGAGTGGTCTTTGCGCAGACAAAGCATCCCCTCACTGTTAGATTCCAAACAGAAATGGCGGTCTGCCACAGCACACTCAACAGCTGactccttgaaggtgaagggacgtgtgtgcagggttctccaactccggccatgcAGGTACAGTGTGCTGCCAGTATGTTGCCATCAGAAGTGGCGATGATCCAAGGAGAAAGTGCTGGTTCATTAAGGCGTTGTGAATGAAGAACCTGAAAACATAAATTGAAGGTCGCACAAATCAGCATTCAGCTAGGTCAATCGAATGAATATAACTCTAAGACGCACATAATGTGCTTTACAATAACCTCAACaatgaaaagtaaacaacagatttttaactgaatataaacatgaagctcattataaatatatattttgcaagctatttcaaaatataaatatattcaaGACTATCTACAGCTTTTGTCGTAGTCCAGAATACAAACTGAAGCGAAGAATATGTATCAAAGACAAAGCCTCAACACAATATCCTGAACTGCAACTTGTGAAATCTGCAACACAAGACAGAGAACACTCACGTTCATTCATTATAAACTGAAAGCACATTCTTACCTTTGCAGTAATGACAGAGTTCTGACAGCCATCAGGTCTGTAGCACTTGACATCCCTCACCCAGCCAGGGACAAAAAGTCGGTAGGAATCCAAACTTTTGTAAGCTTTCAGCTGCTCACATGTGTATGCACTCTTGCCAAGCACAAAATAATTTACGATGTTGAACTTGATGTAACTCAGCTCTGGCAGATCGTCCGGATTTGCTGACCAGCACCTGGTTGGAATGTCATACGGATCATTCCCGTCAATCTCCAAAATCTTCTGGTGGTATCGCCGCCTCTCCTCTGGTAACAATCGCTCAGAATATTTTCGCTTCTCGCCCGGTCGCTGTTTCTCCATCTTGCTTTCGGCAATGTTTTGCCTAAGGCAAGGGAAGTCACTCCAGATTCTTCTCGGAACGCGTCAGAgctacagtgaaacccggctatattgaagtggcatgggacccgggaagaccttcaatatagccggaacttcaatataggcaattatcGGCTATATTGAATTTCCCtccttgttccttcagaaattcaatataaccgaactttttttcactatacgttctcatttccgtgtccacacattgcgtttgatgtgatatatattcccattaatctttcacctgttggctgttgttcttcgagcctccttgcttttttctgcacacacacacacacacacggcacacacacggacacacacacgcacgcccccccccccccccccccggacaaaCACACATTCCATATTCCTCAActacttcctttctttttttgcagccagtttccagcttctgaataagctcgatttttcttttaattgtcagactcaccctttttacatttagtcaagttttgactaaatgttttaacatagagggggaatcgagacgagggtcgtggtgtatgtgtgtgtgtgtgtgtgtgtgtgtgtctgtcttttgtAGTGATATCTGCATGCTCACTAGTCATGGTTATCCATACTGCCTGGCCACACAGCCAGCCTCAGTT from Littorina saxatilis isolate snail1 linkage group LG13, US_GU_Lsax_2.0, whole genome shotgun sequence encodes:
- the LOC138945688 gene encoding uncharacterized protein, with product MEKQRPGEKRKYSERLLPEERRRYHQKILEIDGNDPYDIPTRCWSANPDDLPELSYIKFNIVNYFVLGKSAYTCEQLKAYKSLDSYRLFVPGWVRDVKCYRPDGCQNSVITAKVLHSQRLNEPALSPWIIATSDGNILAAHCTCMAGVGEPCTHVPSPSRSQLLSVLWQTAISVWNLTVRGCFVCAKTTHTLVKYSARFLLRFHGVDYCG